From BD1-7 clade bacterium, one genomic window encodes:
- the alkJ_1 gene encoding Alcohol dehydrogenase [acceptor]: protein MTDQTFDYIVVGAGSAGAVVANRLVKAGKKTLLVEAGPADLHPMIHMPGGAQEVIKSKKLNWFLDSEPQEHLNNRRMMQHRGKMLGGSSNINGMVAIRGNKADYDQWASLGNDGWDYQSVLTNFKNIENWCDTDNAYHSSKGDLPINKTLGENPLFETFIEAGLELGYAPNDDFNGETQYGVGRYHANIKDGQRWGTSRTFVTPLKGNPNFTIETNMLVEKVLIEGNCAVGIQCSRKGKSFTFKANHEVVLSGGAFNSPQLLMLSGIGPKQKLDPLGIDVVKDLPGVGENLQDHLSFLFNYGCKEPITINGPATNPIKQVGIALNYFIFKRGLGAVNSIESGAFMNSHEGLDAPDIQLHFVPTLMYNLTDDLPKEHGVSVRACNLTPHSRGYVDIVSADPKAKPRIDFRFLSDERDIPPLLEAYKIVQKWMQANAWNGLMTEEKKGAMAAKTDEERMEFVREYIETDYHPVGTCKMGNDDQAVVDAQLKVHGIEGLRVADASIMPTIVRGNTNIPCMMIGDKCAELILAS from the coding sequence ATGACAGATCAGACTTTCGACTACATCGTTGTGGGCGCCGGTTCAGCGGGTGCTGTGGTGGCTAATCGGCTGGTAAAAGCCGGTAAGAAAACCCTATTGGTAGAAGCGGGCCCGGCCGATTTACACCCTATGATTCATATGCCTGGCGGTGCTCAGGAAGTCATCAAGAGTAAAAAGCTCAACTGGTTTTTGGATTCTGAACCACAAGAACATCTCAACAACCGTCGCATGATGCAGCACCGTGGCAAGATGCTTGGCGGCAGCTCTAACATCAATGGTATGGTGGCTATTCGCGGTAACAAAGCGGATTACGATCAATGGGCCTCGTTGGGTAACGATGGCTGGGATTACCAAAGCGTTCTGACAAATTTCAAAAATATCGAGAACTGGTGTGATACCGATAATGCCTATCACTCTAGCAAAGGCGACTTGCCGATCAATAAAACACTAGGCGAAAACCCGTTGTTTGAAACCTTTATTGAGGCGGGTCTTGAGCTGGGTTATGCGCCTAACGATGACTTTAATGGTGAGACCCAATACGGTGTTGGCCGTTACCATGCCAATATTAAAGATGGTCAGCGTTGGGGAACATCACGCACGTTTGTAACACCACTGAAAGGCAACCCAAACTTTACCATTGAAACCAATATGTTGGTTGAAAAGGTATTGATTGAAGGTAACTGTGCGGTAGGCATCCAGTGCAGTCGTAAAGGTAAATCCTTCACGTTCAAAGCGAATCATGAAGTTGTATTGAGTGGTGGTGCTTTTAATAGTCCGCAGTTGCTGATGTTGTCAGGTATCGGGCCAAAGCAAAAACTCGATCCGTTAGGTATTGATGTGGTTAAGGATTTGCCGGGTGTTGGCGAAAACCTGCAAGATCACCTGAGCTTCTTATTTAACTATGGCTGTAAAGAGCCCATCACCATTAATGGCCCTGCGACTAACCCAATTAAGCAGGTGGGTATTGCACTGAATTACTTTATCTTCAAACGTGGTTTAGGTGCGGTGAACTCGATTGAGTCTGGCGCATTTATGAATTCGCATGAAGGTTTGGATGCACCGGATATTCAGCTGCATTTTGTCCCGACATTGATGTATAACCTGACCGATGATTTACCGAAAGAGCACGGTGTTAGCGTGCGTGCGTGTAACCTGACACCTCATAGCCGCGGTTATGTTGATATTGTTTCTGCTGACCCGAAAGCCAAGCCGCGAATTGATTTTCGTTTTCTCAGTGATGAGCGTGATATTCCACCGTTGCTAGAAGCCTACAAAATTGTTCAAAAGTGGATGCAGGCGAATGCTTGGAATGGCTTGATGACAGAAGAGAAAAAAGGCGCGATGGCGGCAAAAACCGATGAAGAACGCATGGAATTTGTGCGCGAATATATCGAGACGGATTATCATCCGGTTGGCACTTGCAAAATGGGCAATGATGATCAAGCCGTTGTTGATGCGCAATTGAAGGTACACGGCATCGAAGGTTTGCGTGTGGCAGATGCCTCCATTATGCCGACAATCGTACGTGGAAATACCAATATTCCATGCATGATGATTGGTGATAAGTGTGCGGAGTTGATACTGGCAAGCTAA